The Gopherus flavomarginatus isolate rGopFla2 chromosome 16, rGopFla2.mat.asm, whole genome shotgun sequence genomic sequence gagctgccacagtcagTTCTGTTCACTGTGGGATCTGGAAGGTCCCAGGCAGGCTGAGCTCCATGTACATCAGCATGCTGCATGCACTGGGACGTGGGATCCCCGAGGGGCATGGGGCATTCCCGCTCTGTCATTGTCTTTGCCCCCAGGACCAAGCATAGAGAACAGGCAGCAGGGCATTTAGCAGCGGTCCAGCCTGCCTAGTGCAGAACACCTGGCCCAAAACACTGGGGACGGGCTTTGCAGGGGGATTGTAGCTGACGTGGCTCGTGGCTGTGGCTGGGCCGGCCTTCTCCCCACTGTggtctgcagagagagagagagagagagacacggcCTCAGAGATCCCCTCACTGGCCCCAGGGCACGCACCCACCTGCTGAGACAAGGACGACGGCCATGAAGAGCGCCATCTCCTGGGCATCCAGCCCGAGGGAGCCGAGCTTCTCGCTGAACTCGAACATGGCGTCCAGCAGGCAGCCCATGCCCATGGAGCGCAGGCTGCAGAGCGAGTAGGTCTCGCCGCTCAGGAATGTCACCACCTTCTCCTTGGGGTTGAAGAGGGAGGAGAACCGCACCATCAGCACCTGCGGGAGGGGAGGAGGTCAGAGCTGAGCCTGAGTGCTCAGCATATCATGGCCACTTAGACAGCAGGGGCAGAACCTGGCTGAATCCTCCTGCTGCAAAAGCCCTGAGCTAGAGGCGACTCCCCCATGGTTGTTAGCAGTATGGGAACTATGACACACAGGTCAATAGTTCTGATTCCAGACTGCAGggggcgcacacacacaaaatgagggCTTTCTCcctccagcagagagcagcagggacacacacatagATTCCacggccagaagggaacattgtgatcatctagtctgacctcctggataatccaggccagagaacttcccccaaataattcctagggcagatcttttagagaaacatccagtcttgattttaaaattgccagtgatggagaatccaccatgacccttgggagattgttccaacggttaattactctcactgttaaaaatttacacctgatTTCCAGTTTAaacttgtctagtttcaacttctagccattggccGGTgtcagacctttctctgctagactgaagcgCCCGCTACaaaatatttgctccccatgtTGGGACTTATTGACTGTAAAAGTTGTGCcgatggttaattacactcacatAACAATCTGTGCTTTATTTCAAGTCTTCATTTGTCTAGTTTAGGTCACAGTTTCTGGGTAACTGAGCCTGTGTTTCTCCTCTGGGGTCTCTCTGGGGCACCCACTTTCTGGCTCCCAGACATCACCAGTCTTGGGTGGAGCTGCGTTTCTCTCCCTGCGGGCTTTATGGCCGCCCAGCTCCctctgatatccccagcaagtcaGTGTGCATCAGCTCAGGGTGAAGGGAACAGACCAGACCCGACACCACAGGGGCCACAGCTACAGGTGCAACCCAAGGCCACGCTCCAGGCAGGAGAGGCCCAGATTCAGGCTGGCGGGGCATCTGACTGACCTGGAAGGTGCCCGCCTTGAGGAGCATGACCTGGTCCTGCTGGCAGAGTGACTGGAAGCCTGGGATGCTCTTGGCGAACTCCACCACCTCCTTGACGGCGGGCGTGAAGCACTGGGAGAACTCCTCCCACACCTGCTGGCTGCTGTTCCCATTGCTGCTGTATGGGCTGGCATTCAGCGGGCACGcctgggtggggagagcgagGCGGGTCACCAACAcagggaggggcaagaggagcaCCAGCCTCCTAACCTGGGCAGGGTGGGCCTGGATTGGGACTCCAGAATGGAAACACCCTGAAAACGTTGGGGATGGGGGAATCAGATCCAGATTTGGGGGGGCTTGGAGCCagatctggggggcaggagaaTCAGACTGAAATTTGGGGGAGTAGGAGGAATGAGATCCAGATTTGGAAGGGGGTCCACATTTGCGGGGCTCAGTGACTCTGGATTGCCGCTGGCCGGATCTGGCCTCTCAgactgttggggtggggggagtctccCCAAAGGAGATTGTATGGGAGCCCGAGGGGCAACATATGGGGTTGAAGAGATAGACCCGCCCTGGAGGGTGCTGCCGCGTCGCTGCTGCCCAGCAGGGGGAGCCAACCCTTAAGAACCAAGTTGCTTCTTGGTGTCAATCCAGCCGCAGGTCTGGGGCTCTGGGGCCCAATCCGGAGGGGTGCAGAGCACCCTTCACTCCACTGGGAACCCGAATGTACTCCGGGGCAGGGAGAGGTGGAGGGATTTGAATACAATCAGATGGCAACAGTTTAGGAATTAgagagagccaggactcctaggttctattcctggctagggaaggggagaggggtctaatggttagtgtgtgtgtgtgtgtgtgtgcgtgcgcggggggtctgggaatcaggactcctgggttctattcctggctagggaaggggagaggggtctaatggttagtgtgtgcgtgtgcgtgcgtgcgcggGGGGTCTGggaatcaggattcctgggttctattcctggctaggGGAGGGTGGGGTTtaatggttagagtgggggggggtctgggagtcaagactcctgggttctattcctggctctgggaggggagtggggtctgagaggcaggactcctgggttctgttcctggtccTTTGTGGCGGGTAGTGACATGGAGTgatggggagtcagggccctgcacccccagttccTGCAgttcaccgggactctcagccagccagtagaccagaaggtttattagacgacaggaacacacaccaaaccagagcttgtaggcacaaacAGGACCCCACAGCCAGGtccttctggggggcagggagattaAACCCCAAACTTGGGggctccctcctcttccctcgCCCACTCCAAAGTGAAACCCCACCCAGCCTTggtccagtttcctgggcaaaggtgtcacctggccccatccccctcccagctcaggttacaggctctcccatcctccatgcagacagtcccagtaaaactagagCCATTTCCAGGTCAATCTGCCCtgctccctactgcatcacagtagggtctagtggttagagcagggggatgcGGGTGTCAGGACTCTttggttttattcccagctctgggaagggagtggggtctagtagttAGGACAAGGTGAGAAGattgggatccaggactcctgggttctcatcccaACTCTGACTTGGCTGAGTGAGCCTGGGCCAGTCACTCCCTGTCTCTAGGCCTCACTTTCCCCTCTGGACACCCGGCTGAGCCAGTCCTGCTTCCCCCCAGGTGAGGGCCTATGCCCTCCCCCATAACCCCTGCCATCGGGGGTCCTGCCTAGCTACTTACAATGCCTCTGCTGGTGGTGGAGCGCCAGGGGCATGCCCTCTGGGGGCTGCCCTCCGAGTAGCCGTACTCAAAGGTGGGGTAGTGCCCGGCGTTGGCCAGGTACCCGGCCTGCTGGGCCTGGTAGATGTCGTTGCCGAAGCGGCGGGGCCCGTTGTCCACGTAGCTGGGGGCCTCCTGGGGGCAGGTGCCGTAGCCAGAGAGGGGCAGGCCAGCTGAGTCGTACTGCCCGTAGGCGTAGCCGTTATTGAGTTGCTGGTCGGCGTAGCTGAGCGAGGGGTAAGGCTCAGCCTGCTTGCCCAGTCGGTCCTGCCCGCTGACAAAGATGTCATGATAGGCCCGCGAGATGGCGCCGATggcctcctcctcctgggcatCGGGGCTGGGGGGTGCCTCCCCCTCGGGCCCCAGCCCCATGTCCATGGGGGCCTCATTGAGGCTGTTCATGTAACTCTGCATCTCGTCCAGTAGGCGCTGCTTCTCCCGCTTGGGGATGCGCCCGAAGCGCACTGCtgcagggtggggaagagagagaccgTGAGCTGGGCAAACACTAGGCGTGCACTCGTGAGCACCCCCGAACCAGCAGCACAGGCAGGAGGAGGTGGCACGAGGGGCTTGTCACCACCCACAGTTCCCGTTGTGGCGCATGCAGCAGGGCCCCACTCGTGGCAGGTAGTAACAGAAATGTCCTGTTCTACATGGCCGCGCTGACTGCTGCACTCCACCCCAGAGCACACTGCATTGCAGCGCTGCCTCCCATGATGCAGCTgtttccctgtgtgtctgtgtgtctagACTGGCACGGCTCAGCCAGCCCCCCTTGCACGCCATACCCCCTATATAAGCCCCCATGCGCCCCTCCCACACCACTGGCTGatgtctccctctccccccccagtgGCCCCACAGGCACCTTTGCCtaccccccttcccccgcccagaTCACCCCCTGCCTGGCACGTCTCTGCTCCACTTCTCTCCGTAACTAGGTCAGTGGGTCAGAAGCAGCACCAAGGCCCATAGGAGACACACagaggggctggggcgggggcaaTCTACTGCTATAGGACCGTCCAGCACCTCTGCCGAGGCCAAGACGAGGTGGGAGGGCAGTATGAGATTTTATCAAGGCCACTTGAGACAGACAGACCGCGTggctccctctgctcctgcccacAGGTCTCACCACCCAGGGGTTCCCCCCAAGTCCCGACCAGAGGCCAGACgtaggctggtgtaaatcaggagaaactcGCTAAAGTCAATGTGGCTGCACTGGTGTCAGATCAGATCTCTGgccctaggttctattcctgggtgGAGGAGGGTAGTGGGGTGGTGGTTAGAGtagtggggctgggagtcaggactcctgggttctatcctcagcTCT encodes the following:
- the LOC127035135 gene encoding nuclear receptor subfamily 1 group D member 1-like — its product is MDNSPGGVILYVGSTAGSSPTPGSPPGSYLVPSPQHSLPSSLEELTLTEIGAIKPQGSSSPSSPKVAFQFPEGVRYPSKGQSPPTQSRVATAKQNGVTSTFTKTGGMVLLCKVCGDIASGFHYGVHACEGCKGFFRRSIQQNINYKMCVKNEHCMIMRMNRNRCQHCRFKKCLAVGMSRDAVRFGRIPKREKQRLLDEMQSYMNSLNEAPMDMGLGPEGEAPPSPDAQEEEAIGAISRAYHDIFVSGQDRLGKQAEPYPSLSYADQQLNNGYAYGQYDSAGLPLSGYGTCPQEAPSYVDNGPRRFGNDIYQAQQAGYLANAGHYPTFEYGYSEGSPQRACPWRSTTSRGIACPLNASPYSSNGNSSQQVWEEFSQCFTPAVKEVVEFAKSIPGFQSLCQQDQVMLLKAGTFQVLMVRFSSLFNPKEKVVTFLSGETYSLCSLRSMGMGCLLDAMFEFSEKLGSLGLDAQEMALFMAVVLVSADRSGISDVDAVEILQETLIRALRTLVTKKHPDDSTLFPKLLLRLPDLRTLNNQHSEKLLAFRIDP